In Paenibacillus ihbetae, the following are encoded in one genomic region:
- a CDS encoding CynX/NimT family MFS transporter has product MSTTSLVEKNSVSSGRRWLIFAGIILIAINLRAAITSVGPLIGIIRDDTGISNTLAGMLTTLPLLAFALLSPMAPAMARKWGLETTLLLSMVLLMFGIGIRSLSSPVTLLLGTAFLGMAIALGNVLLPSLVKRDFPRQIGLMTGTYSASMNLLAAVASGVSIPLATQAGLGWQGALLVWGILAVIATAVWVIEWRSSDRKAEIRSEQGKAPNVLRSSLTWYVTFFMGLQSFTFYVNVSWMPEILRSQGMDYSGAGWMLSILQFVSIPFSFIIPVLAGRNPNQRLLVSISAICMLAGYLGLLFGLTSLNVLWVILVGISGGANFSLSLMFFTLRTRTAQEAAALSGVAQSLGYLLAAIGPMLIGFLHDITTGWKVPLMILSAVVVLLFLFGLGAAKPGYLKVRGEQE; this is encoded by the coding sequence ATGTCTACTACATCATTGGTCGAAAAGAACTCCGTGTCCTCTGGACGCCGCTGGTTGATTTTTGCAGGCATTATTCTGATTGCAATTAACCTCCGTGCAGCGATCACGTCCGTAGGGCCGTTAATCGGCATCATCCGGGATGATACCGGGATTTCGAATACATTGGCCGGCATGCTGACCACGCTGCCGCTGCTGGCATTTGCGCTGCTGTCTCCGATGGCGCCGGCTATGGCTAGAAAATGGGGATTGGAGACAACCCTGCTCCTGAGCATGGTGCTGCTCATGTTTGGCATCGGAATCCGTTCTTTATCCTCGCCGGTTACATTGCTGCTCGGCACTGCCTTTCTCGGTATGGCCATAGCGCTGGGGAATGTGCTGCTGCCTAGCCTGGTCAAACGCGATTTCCCGCGTCAGATCGGATTGATGACCGGTACCTATTCGGCATCCATGAACCTGCTGGCCGCCGTAGCATCCGGGGTCAGCATTCCGCTTGCTACCCAGGCCGGACTCGGATGGCAAGGCGCCTTGCTGGTATGGGGAATCCTGGCGGTGATCGCTACAGCGGTGTGGGTCATCGAATGGCGAAGCAGTGACCGGAAGGCAGAGATTCGTTCCGAACAGGGGAAAGCACCGAATGTGCTGCGTTCTTCGCTGACTTGGTATGTCACCTTTTTCATGGGATTGCAGTCGTTTACGTTTTATGTCAACGTCTCCTGGATGCCGGAAATTTTGCGAAGCCAAGGCATGGATTACAGCGGTGCCGGGTGGATGCTCTCGATTCTTCAGTTCGTCAGCATACCGTTCTCATTCATTATTCCGGTACTGGCCGGCCGCAACCCGAATCAGCGCTTGCTGGTCTCGATTTCGGCGATTTGCATGCTGGCGGGGTATCTCGGCTTATTGTTCGGATTAACGTCGTTGAATGTACTGTGGGTGATTCTGGTCGGCATTTCGGGCGGTGCGAACTTCAGCCTGTCGCTCATGTTTTTTACCCTCCGGACCCGGACCGCTCAGGAGGCGGCTGCGCTGTCGGGCGTGGCCCAATCCCTTGGTTATTTGCTAGCAGCGATCGGGCCGATGCTTATCGGTTTCCTGCATGATATAACCACAGGCTGGAAGGTTCCGCTTATGATTTTGTCCGCCGTTGTTGTTCTCCTGTTCCTGTTTGGACTGGGTGCAGCCAAGCCGGGATACCTGAAGGTACGGGGAGAGCAGGAATAG
- a CDS encoding helix-turn-helix domain-containing protein, with translation MKTTATIRSEIDKFLHHHRLTINQFARLSGVNSGTLSSILNGHRPMSMQQLDRITHCMGLEDGHFYDMYIDEFIFHLTPDWRRLGPLLQRCAQLDKLDSLDKAARIILDNVSYAPMLFELAESFYYSGRNEASMLLYECVAESEKSQHSERLALCQYRIFTLKLSDDQEKNLQAAVQFEPYIDKLDERYQLDAYKNLLNTYSALHRWEDAERLSRRMRQAAKMLYTENRNAYQVLDYPNKPVIFYILYSYLMESHTYKERGKFDKALELISYYQDPDWVDNPSQEELVITDQFSEWAKANRYLYRLLSGQPDSLDMYVEFISSNEDEIFHALTHIMVAANRYHLQVDHILERYKDYIAYKPRKSRIGTIDEQVNINNYTRLLAELGIYYLNAKRYEEGLAYIVDSLEYSIRIRSDKGMLRCMGLFEQFRPFASPEIQQRYQNLISEVQKLSVYAWLPMI, from the coding sequence TTGAAAACGACAGCCACGATTCGCAGTGAAATCGATAAATTTCTACATCATCATCGTTTAACTATTAATCAATTTGCAAGGCTTTCAGGAGTGAATAGCGGAACACTCAGCAGTATTCTTAATGGTCATCGCCCTATGTCTATGCAGCAGTTGGATCGGATTACGCATTGTATGGGGTTGGAAGACGGGCATTTCTACGACATGTATATCGACGAGTTTATATTTCACTTAACACCAGATTGGCGCCGGTTGGGCCCGCTTCTGCAACGCTGCGCTCAGTTAGATAAGCTTGATTCCCTAGATAAAGCCGCCAGAATAATACTGGATAACGTCTCCTATGCACCCATGTTATTTGAGTTAGCAGAGTCGTTTTATTATTCAGGAAGAAACGAAGCGTCAATGCTGCTATATGAATGTGTTGCAGAGAGTGAAAAATCACAGCATTCTGAACGCTTGGCTCTGTGTCAATACCGAATATTCACACTCAAATTAAGTGATGACCAAGAGAAAAACTTACAGGCAGCAGTACAATTTGAACCCTATATAGATAAATTGGACGAACGCTATCAACTTGATGCATACAAGAATCTATTAAACACCTATTCGGCATTGCATCGCTGGGAAGATGCTGAGCGTTTAAGCAGGAGAATGAGACAAGCAGCAAAAATGCTTTACACAGAGAACAGGAATGCATATCAGGTGCTAGATTATCCCAACAAGCCGGTGATTTTTTATATTTTATATTCTTATCTTATGGAATCCCATACTTACAAAGAGCGAGGGAAATTTGATAAAGCATTGGAATTGATATCGTATTATCAAGATCCAGATTGGGTGGATAATCCCAGTCAAGAAGAACTTGTTATAACGGATCAGTTTTCCGAGTGGGCCAAAGCCAATAGGTATTTGTATCGATTGCTGAGTGGACAGCCTGACAGTTTGGACATGTACGTAGAGTTTATAAGCTCAAATGAAGACGAGATTTTTCATGCTCTGACTCACATCATGGTGGCTGCCAATCGCTATCATCTTCAAGTGGATCATATTTTGGAGCGATACAAGGATTATATCGCTTATAAGCCTCGAAAAAGCAGGATCGGCACCATTGATGAACAAGTAAATATTAATAACTATACCCGCCTCTTAGCTGAGCTAGGCATTTATTATTTGAATGCTAAACGATACGAAGAGGGCTTAGCTTACATCGTGGATAGTCTGGAGTATTCAATTCGGATTCGCAGCGATAAAGGCATGCTGAGATGTATGGGGCTGTTCGAGCAATTCCGCCCCTTTGCTTCGCCCGAAATCCAGCAACGCTATCAGAACCTGATTAGCGAAGTTCAAAAATTATCGGTTTATGCATGGTTGCCCATGATATAG
- a CDS encoding ABC transporter substrate-binding protein produces MKRKMWVSLALSAVLVTAVGCGDKPEGGSTETGSGGDAEKKSYSIAISQYVEHPSLDATREGILAALKDAGISEEDNTLKLDYNNAQNDSTNNHTIAQKLKDSKADLVVAIATPSAQAVANEVKEKPVLFAAVTDPLDAKLVSDLQKPGGNVTGASDTNPEATKQLMNFVSTHFPNVKKIGLIIDEGEANAVVMAKTAEEVLAEHGIELVKASVTNTSEVKQAAESLVGKVDAFYITLDNRVVSGVDTIIQTAQQNKIPFFSSDRDTVEKGAFATVGFKYYDHGYQVGQMAVEILKNGKKPADMEITKPDKLDLILNVKAAADYGIEVTDAMKQEVKDPDNNIIE; encoded by the coding sequence ATGAAGAGAAAAATGTGGGTATCACTTGCATTGTCGGCAGTGCTCGTGACGGCAGTCGGCTGCGGGGACAAGCCGGAAGGCGGAAGTACGGAGACAGGAAGCGGCGGCGATGCCGAGAAGAAGTCTTACAGCATCGCGATCTCGCAATATGTAGAGCATCCGTCCCTTGACGCAACGAGGGAAGGAATTCTTGCGGCGCTGAAGGATGCCGGAATATCGGAAGAGGACAACACGCTGAAGCTTGACTATAACAATGCTCAGAACGATTCAACGAACAATCACACCATCGCTCAGAAGCTGAAGGATTCGAAAGCCGATTTGGTTGTGGCGATTGCTACGCCATCCGCGCAAGCCGTGGCAAACGAAGTGAAGGAGAAGCCGGTCCTGTTTGCAGCGGTTACCGACCCGCTGGATGCGAAGCTGGTCAGCGACCTGCAGAAGCCGGGCGGCAACGTTACCGGCGCTTCCGACACGAATCCGGAAGCGACAAAGCAGCTGATGAATTTTGTCAGCACCCATTTTCCTAATGTGAAGAAGATTGGTTTGATCATCGATGAAGGGGAAGCGAATGCCGTCGTCATGGCCAAGACAGCCGAAGAGGTGCTCGCGGAGCATGGGATCGAACTGGTGAAGGCTTCTGTCACCAATACTTCGGAAGTGAAGCAGGCTGCCGAGTCTCTGGTCGGTAAGGTGGATGCATTCTATATTACGCTCGACAACCGGGTTGTAAGCGGAGTGGACACGATTATTCAAACCGCCCAACAGAATAAAATTCCGTTCTTCTCCAGTGACCGCGACACGGTGGAGAAGGGGGCTTTTGCTACCGTTGGCTTCAAGTATTATGACCATGGGTATCAGGTTGGTCAGATGGCGGTAGAGATTTTGAAGAACGGCAAGAAGCCGGCTGACATGGAAATCACGAAGCCTGACAAGCTGGATCTGATTCTCAATGTGAAGGCTGCGGCGGACTACGGCATCGAGGTTACGGACGCCATGAAGCAGGAAGTCAAAGACCCTGACAACAACATCATTGAGTAA
- a CDS encoding helix-turn-helix domain-containing protein: MEKLTTIREQLEEHLRKHGMTINRFADLSGVNSGTLSNILNGNRPISMQQLDRITSGMGLPDGYFYDLYIDECIFHATPDWRRLGPFLLRCAELDKLDCLDRAIRMTMDNVAYAPMLFDMAETLFQEGKNEAAAILYQCVAESEKFQHSERLALCQYRLFMLSLSEDQEANLQAAVSFEPYIDRLDEGYQLDAYVKLININLSLNRLSKVKILAEKMLQLATVQYKYSRSSKITNKQGKKKPIISYILYAYLSIENFYSEERDYEKALHFVSLYDDPDWVVDPNEEERVILVQFKEWAVANRYLYQLLAGHVDVLSEYVEYIAERESEIFTAVCNIMIVANLYKLNVDHILERFKDYLVYKEQTYSVAKVSNQVTLSRFTRLLSELGLYYLNLKRFEKGMEYILESLKYCIAINSSNGMLRCMGIFEQFRQNATDEAQQQYKKLVSEVQKINDKKIGLSISYL; encoded by the coding sequence TTGGAGAAATTAACCACGATTCGCGAACAGTTAGAAGAGCATTTGCGCAAGCATGGGATGACGATAAACCGGTTTGCAGATTTATCGGGGGTGAACAGCGGCACGCTCAGCAACATCCTGAACGGGAACCGACCAATTTCGATGCAGCAGCTGGACAGGATCACGTCCGGGATGGGACTTCCTGATGGTTATTTCTACGATTTGTACATAGATGAATGTATTTTTCATGCCACGCCCGATTGGCGGCGCCTGGGCCCCTTCCTTCTTCGCTGTGCCGAGCTGGACAAGCTGGATTGTCTGGACCGTGCGATCCGGATGACGATGGATAATGTCGCGTATGCCCCGATGCTGTTCGACATGGCGGAGACCTTGTTTCAAGAAGGGAAGAATGAGGCAGCCGCCATTTTATATCAATGCGTTGCCGAGAGCGAGAAGTTCCAGCATTCCGAACGGCTGGCTCTTTGCCAGTACCGGCTTTTTATGCTCAGCTTGTCGGAGGACCAGGAGGCGAATCTGCAAGCGGCCGTGTCTTTTGAGCCGTATATTGATCGGTTGGATGAGGGTTATCAGTTGGATGCTTATGTGAAGTTAATAAATATAAATCTATCTTTAAATCGTTTGAGCAAAGTTAAGATCTTGGCCGAAAAAATGTTGCAGCTAGCAACGGTTCAGTATAAATATAGCAGATCCTCAAAGATAACAAATAAACAAGGAAAAAAGAAGCCGATTATCTCCTACATTCTGTACGCATACCTTTCCATTGAAAATTTCTATAGCGAGGAAAGGGACTACGAGAAAGCATTGCACTTCGTATCTCTATACGATGATCCGGATTGGGTAGTTGACCCGAATGAAGAGGAACGTGTCATTCTGGTACAGTTTAAGGAATGGGCGGTAGCTAATCGTTACTTATATCAACTATTGGCGGGTCATGTTGATGTATTATCTGAATACGTAGAATATATTGCCGAAAGAGAGAGCGAGATATTTACAGCAGTTTGCAATATTATGATTGTTGCGAACCTATATAAATTAAATGTTGATCATATTCTGGAACGATTTAAGGATTACTTAGTATATAAGGAACAAACGTATTCTGTTGCTAAAGTTAGTAATCAAGTGACATTAAGTCGTTTTACAAGATTATTATCCGAATTGGGCCTATATTATTTAAACTTGAAAAGATTTGAGAAAGGTATGGAATATATTTTAGAGAGTCTGAAATATTGTATTGCAATAAATAGCAGTAATGGTATGCTGAGATGTATGGGAATATTTGAGCAATTTCGTCAAAATGCAACAGACGAAGCACAGCAGCAATATAAAAAATTGGTAAGTGAGGTGCAGAAAATAAATGATAAAAAAATTGGTTTGTCTATTAGCTATTTGTAG
- a CDS encoding helix-turn-helix transcriptional regulator: MKSTATIRGEIERFIDEHGMTINQFANATGINSGTLSSIINGRRPLSMKQLDRITSVMGLEEGHFYELYIDECIFHSTPDWRRLGPFLYRCAELDKLDCLDTAVRMTLDNTTYLPMLYDLAETFVQEAKYKAAILLYECVAESEKYQHSERLALCQYRLFKHRIENNQESNGRAVVLFEPYIERLNEADQLDAYVHVINVSLPLDRWDSIRNLAERMGKKARIQYDNGNYLDTDSGKPNQPIIFYVLYYYLVLENYYAHFEDYGRALEYVSLYDFPDWIVNPSEAERKILNQFHEWAIANRYLYRLLSGDREVLPEYVEYISTREDEIFTAICNIVLAANRHKLNIDHVIERFKDYLVYKSQRNVIAPVNEQVTLNNYTRLLAELGIYYLNAKQYDRGLAYIVDSFEYAIRIRSDKGMLRCMGLFEQFRSFASSEIQERYQELITEVQKLSVYAWMPVV; encoded by the coding sequence GTGAAATCGACAGCCACGATTCGCGGAGAGATTGAACGTTTTATTGATGAGCACGGAATGACGATCAACCAGTTTGCCAATGCTACAGGAATAAACAGCGGAACATTAAGCAGCATTATAAATGGTCGTCGTCCACTATCCATGAAGCAGTTAGACCGGATTACTTCAGTCATGGGATTGGAAGAGGGGCATTTCTATGAACTGTACATCGATGAATGCATTTTTCACTCTACGCCGGACTGGCGTCGCTTAGGCCCGTTTCTGTACCGCTGCGCGGAGCTTGATAAATTAGACTGTCTTGATACGGCTGTCCGGATGACGTTGGATAACACTACCTATTTGCCAATGCTATATGATCTAGCGGAAACGTTTGTGCAAGAAGCGAAATATAAAGCAGCAATATTGCTCTATGAATGCGTAGCCGAAAGCGAGAAGTATCAGCATTCCGAACGCTTAGCCTTATGTCAATATAGACTATTTAAACATCGAATTGAGAACAATCAAGAATCAAATGGGCGAGCTGTCGTACTCTTTGAACCTTACATAGAACGTTTAAATGAAGCGGATCAGTTGGATGCATATGTACATGTTATCAATGTAAGTCTTCCTCTCGATCGATGGGATAGTATACGAAATCTCGCGGAGAGGATGGGGAAAAAGGCCCGTATTCAGTATGATAACGGCAACTATTTGGATACGGATTCGGGTAAACCCAATCAGCCAATCATCTTTTATGTACTCTACTATTATTTGGTCTTAGAAAATTATTATGCTCATTTCGAAGATTATGGACGCGCTCTAGAATATGTATCGCTATATGACTTCCCAGACTGGATCGTTAATCCTTCCGAAGCAGAACGCAAAATTTTAAATCAATTCCACGAGTGGGCCATTGCTAATCGTTATTTGTACAGGCTATTAAGCGGTGACCGGGAAGTGCTGCCTGAATACGTTGAGTATATCTCTACAAGAGAGGACGAAATCTTCACAGCGATATGCAATATTGTATTGGCTGCCAACCGTCATAAATTAAATATCGATCATGTGATAGAGCGATTTAAGGATTACCTCGTTTATAAATCGCAACGGAACGTTATTGCTCCTGTTAATGAGCAGGTGACCCTTAACAACTACACGCGCTTATTGGCTGAGTTAGGCATCTATTACCTGAATGCCAAGCAGTACGATCGTGGGTTAGCCTACATCGTGGACAGTTTCGAGTATGCGATTCGGATTCGAAGCGATAAGGGCATGCTAAGATGCATGGGGCTATTTGAGCAGTTCCGTTCATTTGCATCGTCCGAGATCCAGGAGCGCTACCAGGAGTTAATCACCGAAGTACAAAAGTTATCGGTTTATGCCTGGATGCCGGTCGTATAG
- a CDS encoding SGNH/GDSL hydrolase family protein: MVHIEQNALVLFQGDSITDCGRNYEEPSSLGQGYALMAAARLSMEQPHKRLRFVNRGISGNRVVDLRGRWEEDCIRLDPTWVSILVGINETGRKYRRGEPTSVEAFYEGYRELLFQTREHTGARLILMEPFLLPVTEDKKEWREDLDPKIAAVRELSREFETLYVPLDGIFAAASSTIEMTYWAEDGVHPTPAGHALIAQSWLAAIQGRSVL; the protein is encoded by the coding sequence ATGGTACATATCGAACAAAATGCGCTCGTATTGTTTCAAGGCGACAGTATTACCGATTGTGGTCGGAATTATGAGGAGCCTAGCAGTTTGGGGCAAGGATATGCACTGATGGCTGCGGCCCGGTTGAGCATGGAGCAGCCTCATAAGCGTTTACGGTTTGTAAATCGCGGCATCAGCGGAAACCGGGTTGTTGATCTTCGGGGACGATGGGAGGAAGATTGTATACGGCTCGACCCGACTTGGGTTTCGATTCTCGTCGGCATCAACGAGACGGGGAGGAAATACAGGCGGGGAGAGCCGACTTCAGTTGAGGCTTTTTATGAAGGCTATAGGGAGCTGCTGTTCCAGACCCGAGAGCATACAGGCGCGAGACTGATTCTTATGGAACCGTTTCTGCTGCCCGTCACGGAGGATAAGAAGGAGTGGCGCGAGGATCTGGACCCGAAGATTGCGGCGGTGCGGGAGCTGTCGCGGGAGTTTGAGACACTGTATGTGCCGTTGGACGGTATTTTTGCTGCTGCAAGCTCCACGATCGAGATGACCTACTGGGCTGAAGACGGCGTGCATCCTACCCCAGCGGGCCATGCGCTGATTGCTCAGTCCTGGCTCGCAGCTATTCAGGGACGTTCGGTGCTGTAA
- a CDS encoding ABC transporter permease, with product MLEFLMRLDGPIELGLLYALMALGVYITFRILDFPDLTVDGSFTMGGAIAAVLIINGTNPWLATLVAIAGGMAAGVCTGLLHTKGKINGLLSGIIMMIALYSINMRIMGKPNISLSQEDNVFGSIDPIYVMLVIVIIVKLLLDAFFRTDLGLALRATGDNKRMIRSFGANTDTTTILGLSISNGLVAFSGAVVAQQSSFADISSGIGMIVIGLASVIIGEAILGKGSVFRTTLAVVCGSIIYRIVVAAAYEIPWLEASDLKLITAVIVIVALVLPTVQRSMKQRSQAKKRSTELLTAQGKSEGGAF from the coding sequence ATGTTGGAATTCCTGATGAGACTGGACGGTCCGATTGAATTAGGTCTGTTGTATGCGCTGATGGCACTTGGCGTTTATATTACGTTCCGCATTTTGGATTTTCCGGATCTTACGGTGGATGGAAGCTTTACCATGGGGGGCGCGATTGCAGCCGTACTGATTATAAACGGCACCAACCCTTGGCTTGCAACGTTGGTTGCGATTGCCGGCGGGATGGCCGCGGGGGTATGCACAGGACTCCTTCATACGAAGGGCAAGATTAACGGATTGCTGTCCGGGATTATTATGATGATTGCCCTTTATTCCATTAACATGCGGATTATGGGCAAGCCGAACATCTCGCTCAGCCAGGAGGATAACGTATTCGGCTCTATCGATCCGATTTATGTCATGCTTGTTATTGTGATCATCGTGAAGCTATTGCTGGATGCGTTCTTCCGCACCGATCTCGGTCTTGCCCTGCGGGCAACGGGGGACAACAAACGGATGATCCGCAGCTTCGGCGCGAACACCGATACAACCACGATTCTCGGGCTCAGCATTTCCAACGGCTTGGTTGCCTTTTCAGGCGCCGTCGTTGCGCAGCAGTCCAGCTTTGCGGATATCAGCTCAGGGATCGGGATGATCGTGATCGGTCTGGCGTCTGTCATTATCGGTGAAGCGATCCTTGGCAAGGGCTCCGTATTCCGTACGACACTTGCGGTGGTATGCGGTTCGATTATTTATCGGATCGTGGTTGCGGCTGCCTATGAAATCCCTTGGCTTGAAGCTTCCGACCTGAAGCTGATTACCGCCGTTATCGTAATTGTCGCGCTTGTGCTGCCGACCGTGCAGCGGTCGATGAAGCAGCGATCGCAGGCGAAGAAGCGTTCGACCGAGCTGCTGACCGCTCAAGGCAAGTCGGAAGGAGGTGCCTTTTAA
- a CDS encoding helix-turn-helix domain-containing protein — protein MISTATIREQITRYIDERGMTINQFARISGINNGTLSNILNGRRPISIKQLDQMTLAMGCSEGHFYEMYIHEYLFPSKPDWRRLGPFLHRCAELNKLDCLDLAARMTLDNTSYLPVLFETAETLFGEGRYEAAKMLYECVAESEKSQHSERLAFCQYRLFLIKLSADQEKNLQAAVHFESFIDKLDECYQLDAYTKIINSYLSLHRWEEIELLSRKMRLLAKVLYNLKRKLYEGQVYPKKPISFYILYAYLMESHSHKERGNYGKASDIVSLYDNPSWLVNPCEEELIIIDQFSEWAKANRYMLKLMSGETDILDTYVKYISEQKDEIYHALSYIMLAANRHDFKVDHILERFKEFIVYQPQKNKLGKISEQVNLNRYTRLLAELGIYYLNAEQYERGLAYIVDSFEYSIRIRSDKGMLRCMGLFEQFRSYASAEIQKRYQELIREV, from the coding sequence TTGATATCGACGGCCACGATTCGTGAGCAAATTACACGATATATCGATGAACGTGGGATGACGATCAACCAGTTCGCAAGAATATCGGGGATAAACAACGGAACCCTCAGCAACATCCTTAATGGTCGCCGCCCTATATCCATTAAACAATTGGATCAAATGACTTTAGCGATGGGATGCAGTGAAGGGCATTTCTATGAAATGTATATCCATGAATATCTATTTCCTTCGAAGCCGGATTGGCGTCGGCTTGGTCCATTTCTGCACCGCTGTGCCGAATTGAACAAACTCGATTGTTTGGATCTGGCAGCCCGCATGACATTGGACAATACGAGTTATCTTCCTGTGCTTTTTGAAACAGCGGAAACGTTGTTCGGTGAGGGGAGGTATGAAGCTGCAAAAATGCTCTATGAGTGTGTAGCCGAGAGTGAGAAGTCCCAACATTCTGAACGATTGGCTTTTTGTCAATATCGTTTATTTTTAATCAAATTAAGTGCTGATCAAGAGAAAAATTTACAAGCCGCTGTGCATTTTGAATCATTTATCGACAAATTAGATGAATGCTATCAGCTCGATGCATATACGAAAATAATTAACAGTTATTTATCCTTGCACCGATGGGAAGAAATTGAACTTTTAAGCAGGAAGATGAGGCTACTTGCAAAAGTGCTTTATAATTTAAAAAGAAAGTTATATGAAGGGCAGGTCTACCCAAAGAAGCCCATCAGCTTTTATATCTTATATGCGTATCTTATGGAATCCCATTCGCATAAAGAGCGAGGAAATTATGGTAAAGCATCGGATATAGTATCGTTATATGACAATCCCAGCTGGTTGGTTAACCCTTGCGAAGAAGAACTCATTATAATTGATCAATTTTCTGAGTGGGCTAAAGCCAATAGATATATGCTCAAACTAATGAGTGGTGAGACTGACATTCTAGATACCTACGTAAAATATATATCCGAGCAAAAGGATGAAATATATCATGCTTTAAGTTACATCATGCTGGCTGCGAATCGGCACGATTTTAAAGTGGATCATATCTTGGAGCGTTTCAAGGAGTTTATTGTATATCAGCCTCAAAAAAATAAACTAGGTAAAATCAGTGAACAAGTTAATCTAAACCGCTACACCCGCCTATTAGCCGAGCTAGGCATCTATTACTTAAATGCCGAGCAGTACGAGCGCGGGTTAGCCTACATCGTGGACAGTTTTGAATATTCGATTCGGATTCGGAGCGATAAGGGCATGCTAAGATGCATGGGGCTATTCGAGCAATTCCGTTCATATGCTTCAGCAGAGATCCAGAAGCGTTATCAGGAGCTAATCCGTGAAGTTTAG
- a CDS encoding ABC transporter ATP-binding protein: MLQMNHVSKLFNPGTVDEKVALMDVNLHLKPGDFVTVIGSNGAGKSTLMNIISGVLRPDAGEVRIDGNDIGHLPEFRRSRWIGRVFQDPMAGTAPHMTIEENLAMALKRGKSRGLGIGVSAAKRTAFRQHLERLGIGLENRLRAKVGMLSGGERQALSLLMATFTEPQILLLDEHTAALDPARAELITRITDEIVRDMNLTTLMVTHNMEQAIRLGNRLIMMDKGRIILDVDEQRKQSLTVEQLLGEFEQISGHKLSDDRLVLG, translated from the coding sequence ATGCTGCAGATGAATCATGTATCCAAGCTTTTTAACCCTGGAACGGTGGATGAGAAGGTTGCTCTCATGGATGTGAACCTTCATCTGAAGCCCGGCGATTTCGTTACGGTCATCGGAAGCAACGGTGCAGGCAAATCCACATTAATGAACATCATATCCGGAGTGCTGAGGCCCGATGCGGGCGAGGTCCGGATTGACGGCAACGACATCGGTCACCTGCCCGAATTCCGCCGCAGCCGCTGGATCGGCCGCGTGTTCCAGGATCCGATGGCAGGCACGGCACCGCATATGACGATTGAAGAAAACCTGGCGATGGCATTAAAGCGGGGGAAATCCCGCGGACTTGGGATCGGGGTATCCGCAGCCAAGCGTACGGCGTTCCGTCAGCATTTGGAACGGCTCGGCATTGGCCTGGAAAATCGACTTCGCGCGAAGGTTGGCATGCTCTCGGGCGGTGAACGCCAAGCACTCAGCCTCCTGATGGCGACATTCACGGAGCCGCAGATTCTGCTGCTTGACGAGCATACAGCGGCGCTGGACCCGGCCCGTGCGGAGCTGATCACACGCATTACCGACGAGATCGTCCGGGATATGAACCTGACGACACTCATGGTGACCCACAATATGGAGCAAGCGATCCGCCTCGGTAATCGACTCATTATGATGGATAAGGGACGAATTATTCTCGATGTGGACGAGCAGCGCAAGCAATCGCTGACCGTTGAACAGCTGCTCGGCGAGTTCGAGCAGATCAGCGGTCATAAGCTGTCGGATGACCGGCTTGTGCTGGGTTAA